DNA from Thermodesulfovibrionales bacterium:
AGGCGTTATTGAGGCCGGTTGTAAAAGTATCATCGGCTCCCGCTTAAAACAATCCGGAATGGAGTGGACCGTAAAAGGTGCAAACGCCATTATCGCCCTCCGATGTGCCATGCTCTCGCATCGTTTTGAAGACTTCTGGGAGTCCAGGGCTGCTTAATACCCGATTCTATGACGCAGGCCCCTGTCCCATCTTCTCTTTATAGAGCACCATATATTCAGCCTCTAGGGAC
Protein-coding regions in this window:
- a CDS encoding ISKra4 family transposase → GVIEAGCKSIIGSRLKQSGMEWTVKGANAIIALRCAMLSHRFEDFWESRAA